In Nocardia sp. NBC_00403, the DNA window GGCCCATCAGCTTTGCGGCAATGTGGATCGGCAGCCCGTTGCTGACGGAATCGGTGGCCCATAGTCTGCGGAAGTCGTGGGGCGTGTAGCGCAGCGGCTGGCCGGCGGCGTCGGTGAGACCGGTGCGGGCCAGTGCCTTATCGAGCAGGTTTCGAATCGTGGCTGCGCTGGGGACTTTCCAGATCCCGCCGTGGCGGTGCTGAAACAAGTGCGGCATCGGCGGCAGGGATTCGCGTTCGTATGGGTTGTATCGAGCAGTCAAGGGAACAGCGCCGCCATTCTCGCTGCGGAGGCGCGTGATGATCGTGGCAAGAACGCTGGCGAGTTCGGGGGCGACCAGTAGCAACCGTTTCTCATCGCATTTCGACGGCACGATCTGAAGCATCGGGACGACTTCACCGGTCTTGGGCAGCTTGTAGGAGACCAGGCCGAGGTGGGTGAGATCGAGAAGTTCCTCGATCCGGATGCCGGTGTGCCGCAAGGTCTCGATGACCGCCCAGGCCCAGAACGCTTCGCGCTCGGCCCTGCTGACATCGATGACTTCACCGGTGACCAGGTCTTTGCCGGATCGATGAGCGAGCCGATCCATCCGGAGCCGTCGTCAGCGCCGGACATGTTCCATCGGTCCTGCCATTCGTCGCCGGGATGGCTGCTCAGCCATTCGAGAATTCGACGGGCACTGGCGATTTCGCGGCAGCCGTCGGCGCTTTCGATGGGCGAGGACAGCAGTTCGACGACCTCGTCGATGCTCAGTGCGCCCCGCGCGCCGCGCGCAGTCGAGGTCCCGGCCGGATCGTCATCAGGTTTCGAGATCAGACTCTGATCGCGACGCAGCCCGGATCCGAGTGTCGGGGTCCGATTCACGCCTGTGTCCCTCCGAACAGGATGGCCAGGTCGTCGGTGTTGTAACCGACACCGAGCTGGGAATCGGGCTGAACTGGATGCTGTTCGCGGTCGACCAGATGGCGCCGGACTCGGCGGATCACCTCGGCCTCGTTCTCGACGAGATAGATCGAGGCAGTCGTACTCAGGTGAGCCCAGATTCCACTTCAGGTGCATTGCGGGGCCGATTGGTCGTGGTCAACTCTGACCTGCCGGACTCGGGGATGAACGAACGGGACTTCGAACATCGGTGTGTCCCGAACTCGTTTGCAGTACAGTGCTTTTCGTTCGTACTCGTGTTCACGACGGTAGGGGTGCCCGATGGCGGATGCGCCGGTGGCGGACCGGCTGTGCTGCCTGCGGGCGAAACCTCGGTGGCGGATCGCGGTGCGGCGGGCGGAGGTGATCAGCAAGCTCGCGCAGCTCGATCGGGTGAGCACAGCGGCGGCGAACGCGGCTGCTGCGGAGCCCGGGATATCGCGGCGGCGAATGATTGCGCTGGTGGCGCGTTGGCGTGCCGGGGAGTCTGGCTTCGGATCTGTTGCCGGGCACCTCGAATGGCGGCCGAGGTGGGGAACGGCTGCCCGAGGATGTGGAGGCGATCATCCGCCCGTGGCTGACGTGATTGGTCTCACCTGCGGGCGTGTGCTGTGTCGAGCCACGCGTCGAGGTGGGCACGAGCGTTTGCTTCGCCGTGGGGGTAGCGGTGCAGCATCAGCAGTCGCCAGCACAGGCCGAACAGCTGCCGAAGATGAATGCAGGTTGTGAGTTCATCGTCGCTGGGGCGGTCGGGATACGCTTGCAATGCCGACACCGCGAAATTCGTGCCGTCCTGGTCGGCGGGGAGGCGAGATCCCAGGCGATCGGTCCGCGCCAGGTGTCTTCGAAGTCGATCCAAACCACACCATTCGGTGTGGCAAGTGCGTTGCCCTGATGCGCATCACCGTGCAGCGGCTGGACCGGGAATACGGCGAGTGCGTCGCGGAGCGTTTCGGTTTCGGCCCGTAATGTCGACAATTCGGTGCCGGTCAGCAGCTGTTGCCGGTCGACGAGGTCGACCAACCGCGTGATGTCCCCGAGCGGTCCGTCGGTCGGCAGTTCACCCGGGTATCCGCGTAGCACTTCGTGGAGTTCGGCCAATGCGGGCGCCAACTCCGCCGCGCTTGGTGTCCGCTCGGGTTCGTGCGGAATGTACTCTCGCGCACGGGACTGGACACCCGAGGAACTCGCCTACATCGAAGAAGGACAGGAAGCGTTGGCTGGACCGCTGACTCAACGTCAACTCACACTTCTGCGACGCTGGTGGAACGGTGGCTACCGCTCGCGGCAAGACTGAGCAGACCCATATGCATCAACGAAGCCAAGATTTCGAGACCCGGGTTCGAGGCATTCCTCGTGCACCACCCCAACAGCGGCTCCGCTTACCGTCCAGCCCGCGCAACCCATCGAGCAGTCATCCTGAACCTCGACACCCGGACCCCCTACCCCGCTGCCGAGTGGAGCTGTTCGCGATGCTC includes these proteins:
- a CDS encoding tyrosine-type recombinase/integrase; this encodes MDRLAHRSGKDLVTGEVIDVSRAEREAFWAWAVIETLRHTGIRIEELLDLTHLGLVSYKLPKTGEVVPMLQIVPSKCDEKRLLLVAPELASVLATIITRLRSENGGAVPLTARYNPYERESLPPMPHLFQHRHGGIWKVPSAATIRNLLDKALARTGLTDAAGQPLRYTPHDFRRLWATDSVSNGLPIHIAAKLMGHQNLNTTQTYVAVFNKNSSAPTGPSSQHAARSAPNRNTENPPIRNGTTSNSTSNSESWSWAPADAHTEVPASMNMLASDARASASTSAPANGSPR